The DNA segment TGCCAATGCGTTAGTGATTAGTCCAATGTTTCATTCTAGTGCTATGAACGGATAGGTAGGTACAGTGGTTAGGATTTGATTAGATTACACTGCCTGCTTTGCTTGCAATTGAAAATGCAGCATGCCAGGTGTGTGCTTGCTTGTACTTTAAACAACCGTGTTCAATACTTTATTGTAGTTGCTTGTGTTTTTATCTAATGATTGAAATGGGAAGTCTAGGGATTTCAATACTTCAATCGTATGTCATGCAAAATCATGGAAAAGAGAATTGTGTCAACGATGTTATGAGTCATACTTTTACTGAGGAGTAGAACAAACACAGCTTTGGGGGTGAGGGCAGGGGAGTTAATGGTGCTGCTCCAATCACTTTCGTCTTTTATTGTGACTTATGTGCTCCATTAATTTGCGACAAATCAATTATAAACACCTAGCCTTTTAACGTCAGCCAATTTCATACCATTTATTAGGTGTTGGAAAAACCAGCTTAGTTGTTGATTTCCTATATCAGACAGATCAGTGTTGCAATGAATCTGTGTCTAGTTGCTTTATGGCCATCAAATTCAAAGTGATGTGGTGCAATGGAACTGTTTTGTCCACTTGTCACAACTGGCGTTTCATAAACTGCTGATTTCATAGTCATAGAAAATGATTTTTAAGCTTAACTTAACCCTTGCTAGGATACCATCTTATTAATGGAATAATATAGTTCAATTCCAAACAACGTCAAGGCCAAGATCCAGGATAAGGAGGGTATTTCCCCGAACTAGCATAGGTAGATCTTCATTGGGAAACAACTTGAGGGTGGGAAGACCCTTGTTGACTATAACATTCAGAAGGAGTCTACCCTTTACCTTGTCCTCCGTCTCACGGGAGGAATGTAGATTATCGTTTAGACTGTTGTGGTTAAGACTCTTACGGGTAAGACCATTACCCTTGAGGTGGAGAGCTCTGAAACCATTGACAATGTGAAGTTGAAAATTTAGTACAAGGAGGGCATCCCACCGGACCAACAAAGGTTGATCTTTGCAAGGAAGCATTTGGAGGATGGGAGGACCTTGCTAATTACAATATTCAGAAGGGGTCCACCCTTCATGTTGTCCTGTGTCTTTGTGGGGGCTAGGGGAGATATCGGTTTGATGTTAGATGGTTCCTGAACATTTAAAAGATTGCGATGTGAAATGGGTCCTTATTGAACCTTTAATTAAATTTGGTTTATGTTGGGCTGTATTGTCCTCATTGATAAGATGGCATTGAAGTTAgggttgagttagatttaaagttcatTTTCTAAGATAGTATCAGAACCTATCCTAGTGAGGTTTGTTGGGGTCTATCATGCTACTCGCTATTGGACTATTACTGGACAATCCACATACATCTAGTCTCATGCTCAAAAAGTTCTATCCTCGGCATGAGagtgtgtgttggagatcctactTTGAATAGAGATATGACTAAATTATAGTACCACCTCACAAGTTGGTTTTGTAAGAtgaattaggtttaaagtcTACCTTCTTAGAAGGAActattatttaaaaagaaaacagaaattATGCTTGGCCTCCAGCCTCAACAATCTTCTAGTTCTTTCATCAATAGGAACTGGTTAAATCTTTGGTGGATCATGGATATTAGAATCTTGATTCAAATGAACTATTGCTTCTAAAATTTACCAACTAGGACACCTATGTTGACAAGAGTAAAAATCACAACAAAAGTAAATGCTTTCTGAATATGGAAAACAAATAAACAAGGTCAGTCCATCTCTGATAAGCTACAGCTTAAGAATACATTTTTGTCAAGATGTCCAGGCAAGTCTACCAAACAACTTAGCCTCTTAAAAACTAACTGCAACTAAGAGATACCCTTTTCCCCTTATCCATCACGATAAAGAGTTAAGCTAACCCGTAACCATCATATACACAGCTCAGCCGCAACCATGTGCCATAAGGGGAGGCAGTCTAGTACTAACCACTCTGACGAAATTAGTGGAAATTGAGTCATCAAATCATTTTAATGCAATTTCTATTGTAGAAAACCACAAATAACTTATCTGTATGTATTCAACATAAATCTAACAATACAAGTGTATTCAGGCACCAAATACAAACATATCCGAGTGATCCATCCCATAGTGCATTCATCCTACCTGATCTAACACGGTGAGCGGAGGACTTATGAAGAAACCTTCATCATTACAATTCTATCTGCCATGCCCTTATCTTTTCTTCCTTGATTTGCTGTATACATGGAAGATGGAGAATGGGAGAACTAAATGGATATGGTGGAAGGTCCATCTCCATCTTAACAATATCCCCAATATCTAGCTGCAGCTCTAGAAGCAAGTGAATTCCAAATTCATAAAAATGCTCGCTTTATCCTTCTTGTAATCTTCTTTCAAGCTCATTCTCTAGTTCTATAATGTTGCCAGCTTGAACCTAGTGTGTATACCAACTTATTAAGTTAGCTTTCTCTAGTATCATGTGTGATGCAAAAACATGTTTTAGTCTCGTGCCTGACACAATGACGTGGACCATTACACAcaattataagaaataaaactCCAAAACTATACATATCTCCCATCATATTCTGGTGCGACATAACTCAGTGTTCCTCTCATGCTAGTTGTGCTGCCGAGCTTGTGGCTGAAAAAATCTCTACTTCTCCTCTCCCTTTTTGATGGAATAAGTGCTTCTTTGTCCAGTCTCTTCTGAAGCTGAACTCCCCATCTTGATCACTCTCATTATCACCCTTGATAGAGAGATGGTTGTCGCCAATATTGAAGAACTTACTGAAGTGTTGGGATTGAAGTTGAAAACAGACCCAAGAGAACCATAGTCAGGCCCATATGTTATAgagattaaattttttatgattcTTAGTTTGTTATATTTGTTTTGCCGCATGTGTATTCTGTTATTCTGTTCCTCCTTTTACGGGCAATGCTTGATGTATTGAACCCATATATACGCCTTGAACAGAAATGAAGGGGCAGAGAAAATATCAGTAGATTTCAATTCTGTTTTTAGAGGTTCCTTGTCCTTGAAACCAAGGATTGTTTTCTGTGTTCATCTCAATTTGGTGAGGGCAGACGACACTTGTTCTCCTCATTAGGAAGAAACTGTGAAAATCTTACCCGAAATCAATCAGACAGACCTTTCAGAAAAAGTTGATTCCATTCTCAACCAACTATCCACCCTTGCCATTACCCAGCCTTCTTCATATCAACCCTCCTCTCCATTCTTTTATGTCTGCAAAGTTTCAAACTTGTATCCAACTAAAAAATGGAGCATTTTCAAGACTTTCTTGCACTAAGTATGTCTTATATTGGGGTGCAATAGCATCATGGTCTTTTATCATTAGGACTTGAATTTTATGTCGCTATTTTCTCATGAACACTGTTCTTTCTAACATCCCAATCAGTGTTTGGTGGACAAATATGACTCCTGTCCACCCTATAACATAGTTTTTACTACATAATTCTTTACTTCCTTCTATTCTCCAGTACCAGTTCAAATAGGGACTCCTGCAAGCTTCTATTTGGCATATACTCATACAGCAATTTCCACGTTGTAACCAAAAAGGGTCATCAGAAATGGCGACTTTAATCCTCCAAGAATCTGCAGCTCTTTTTGAGGCTTTTTACTGGGAAACAACACGTGTAATGGCAATCAACTTGCCCTTTTTAAGTATTCATCTGAAAACAGTGCCCGAGCCACCTTTTGTATGAGTGGTTGTGATCCAAGGTGCTTTTGACTGAAGAGAAAGTTTTGAAGTAAAATGATTGGTTGGGATCAGATAGACGAGGGAGAGAAAAGGAAAGGGATGCTAAATACAAGTGAAAGTGTCATACTTTTTGTACTTGGGGGAACTTTACATTATAGTTATTATTAGGCATTTCTGATATTGGTTGAACTGTTGAAGCATGAAGATGAGATGTGACTCAAGAGGTTTTCTTTTATGTGCTTTTATTTTTGTCTCATATGCCTTCACCATGCCACATGCAATTTAGGCTAGTCACTGGCAAATGGCAGTGGCATTAGTCCCATCTTTCATTCTAGTATAGTTGCTAGAAACAGATGATAGGTACAGTACATTGGTTAGAGTTTGATTTGATTACGCTGCTGATCTCAACTTAGTCTCTTTATGATAAATTGGCAAGGCAAAGTTTAGCATCTCAAGAGGGTGAAGCTTCAATTTATGTTGCTTTGCCTTCTGTATAAAcccaattcttgttttcaaaagataatcCTGTCGAAACTTGTTTGGTTTTGGAAGTTTTATAGTATAGTGATGTGCTTGCTTTCTGTTGCTTGATGCTGTGTTTGCAGGCAAAGATAACTTGACAACTTTAGCAGTAGAGGCAGCTAGGAAAGCACTTGAGATGGCAAAGGTAGACTCTGATGATCTTGACCTAATATTGCTGTGCACATCAACACCAGAGGATCTTTTTGGTAGTGCTCCACAGGTACGGGTTAAGATGTATTGTGTTGAGAATAATTCTCAATTCTGCTGTCGTCTTTACCCTTTCCTTGTAATctctgtgtgtgtgtgtgtatacaTAGCCACATGTTAAGGATTAGTGGCATATTTGAGCAATTATGATGCTGCAAAATTGCTCCAGAAAGGATTATAGTATATTATTGCACTCTTGTCTCTCCAAGATTGGGTATCTCTTTTCATTTATGAAATTTCCAATAATTTTATTGTCTTTACAACTTGCAGATTTCAAAACAACTTGGCTGCAAAAGAAATCCATTGTCTTATGACATTACAGCTGCATGTAGTGGATTTGTCTTGGGTTTAATATCAGCTGCTTGTCACATTAGGGGTATGAATTGGTTGTTTTTATTGGCTTAATAATTCCTAAATATGGTGAAAATAACCATTGCTCTTTATTGTGTAAATGCAGGAGGTGGATTTAATAATGTTCTAGTTATTGGAGCAGACGCTCTTTCACGATATGTTGATTGGACTGACAGAGGGACTTGTATTCTTTTTGGGGATGCTGCTGGTGCTGTATTGGTACAGGTAATTATATATCTTCCTGGCATTTTTGAACATTGTGGCAAATGTCAGTTAGAAATTTGTATCTTGTTTCTTGACTATTACACTTAGCTTTGTTGGTTATGTTTGTCTTATCTTTATTTAAAGTTCAAAATTGCAAATATAATATCAGATAATTTTCTGAAAAGAAGTCTTCCGTCCTAAATCCTCTCTAGATTTTATTGTTTCTTAAGAAGGACAATGAACTGATACTTTTTATTCATGAAGAAGTCATTTATAGTTAAGGGATATAAATTGACGCCTTTGCTCTGGTACCATCATTGCATTGCAGGGCTGCAACAGTGAAGAAGATGGTTTATTAGGTTTTGATTTGCATAGTGATGGCAATGGTCAAAGGTTTGTGCTTCTCACATTACTCAAAAGAGTTTTTGTCTTCCTATAAGCTATGTAACTAAGCACAGACTCTTCCTTGGAGTAGGCACTTGAATGCTGGCATTAGAGAAAACGAGTCAGGTAATGCATTGGAATCAAACGGTTCTGTGTTTGGCTTTCCTCCGAAGCCATCCTCATATTCATGCATTCAAATGAACGGCAAAGAAGTCTTTCGCTTTGCTGTGAGATGTGTACCACAGTCAATTGAATCTGCCCTTGAAAAAGCTGGTCTCCCTGCTTCTAGCATCGATTGGCTACTTCTCCATCAGGTACGCTGAAATTATCTATATAATCACTTTTGCTAAGTGGTAAGATTAATTTTGTGATGTTACATTCACTTAGGGTGCCTTACTTGATAATAAGTGCAGGCAAACCAGAGGATTATTGATGCAGTTGCCACTCGGTTAGAACTCCCCTCAGAAAGGGTGATATCAAATTTGGCTAACTATGGTAACACAAGTGCAGCTTCCATTCCCTTGGCTTTAGATGAAGCAGTTCGAAGTGGTAAGGTTAAGGCAGGCCAGACTATTGCAACTGCCGGCTTCGGCGCCGGTCTGACATGGGGTTCAGCAATTGTTCGTTGGGGCTGAATGCTTTTCTTTCACACCAGACTTCCAAATAGAGAAGAAGTTCAGTTGCAAGTGCAGCTATCCAAATGCTCCACATTCTTACACATTTGTAGAAAATGGGTTTTGGGGAATTTACCTGAGGATACATATCATTAACATCCAACACTCCCTGAACTTgtccctttctttttctcttcaatTTATTGTCTTCACTTCACTTTCTCCTTGGTGTACTTTTTTTTCTCAAGtaccaatttttcttttaggCATGTATTTGTCATTCAGATTTATTCTAAACGAGGCTCACTATTTTATGTTTCTCAATGGTACTTGTAATTAAAATGCAGCATGCCAAGTGTATGCTTGCGTATACTTTAAACATCCTTGTCAACTATTATCTGTAGTTTCTTTACAGTTTTTTCTGATTTCAACATTAtttcatcaattttaaaaacacttttttttccaaaaacatGATCTTGTAGTTCATTCATCTTGGTTAAAGCTATGGGAAATCCAGACTATATACACCAGATAGTATAACCATGTTGACAAGAGTAAattcaaaacaataataaatgcTTTCTGAATATGGAATACAAATAAACggcaa comes from the Phaseolus vulgaris cultivar G19833 chromosome 8, P. vulgaris v2.0, whole genome shotgun sequence genome and includes:
- the LOC137824282 gene encoding beta-ketoacyl-[acyl-carrier-protein] synthase III A, chloroplastic gives rise to the protein MANASGFFTPSVPHFRVKVRPFATAIGFSAKVVCFGNIEGADKHATSKSSIPRLVSKGCKLVGCGSAVPALEISNDELSQIVDTSDEWISVRTGIRRRRVLSGKDNLTTLAVEAARKALEMAKVDSDDLDLILLCTSTPEDLFGSAPQISKQLGCKRNPLSYDITAACSGFVLGLISAACHIRGGGFNNVLVIGADALSRYVDWTDRGTCILFGDAAGAVLVQGCNSEEDGLLGFDLHSDGNGQRHLNAGIRENESGNALESNGSVFGFPPKPSSYSCIQMNGKEVFRFAVRCVPQSIESALEKAGLPASSIDWLLLHQANQRIIDAVATRLELPSERVISNLANYGNTSAASIPLALDEAVRSGKVKAGQTIATAGFGAGLTWGSAIVRWG